The following is a genomic window from Bacillus sp. V2I10.
TTGCATCACTGATTTATAGTTGAACTTGCTCATTAAAGCAGGTGTAATTTCTTTTTGATACTTTTCTTTAAGGCGGTTCATGCGAGGACCTCCCTTCCTTATTTACTATTTATCTAAAGTTTCACCAGATTTTGTTGCAACACGTACCTTTTTGCCATCAACCACTTTGAATCCAACACGAGTTGGTTCACCAGATTTAGGATCTAGTGGCATAACATTTGATACATGGATAGGTGCCTCTTGGCTTAAAATTCCGCCTTGAGGATTTGCTTGAGAAGGTTTTGAATGTTTCTTCATGATGTTAATACCTTCAACAAGTACTCGGTCTTTCTTAGGAAAAGCTGCAAGAACAACGCCTTGTTTGCCTTTATCCTTACCAGAGATAACCATTACCTTATCACCTTTTTTTACATGCATCCCAGTCGCACCTCCTTAGTAAGGCTGTCTATTTTTGATTTATATAACTTCTGGAGCAAGAGAAACAATTTTCATAAAGTTGTTTTCACGCAATTCACGTGCAACAGGTCCAAAGATACGAGTTCCGCGAGGGCTCTTGTCATCTTTAATGATTACACATGCATTTTCATCAAAGCGGATATAAGTTCCGTCTTGACGGCGTGCACCACTCTTCGTGCGAACGATAACTGCTTTAACAACGTCACCTTTTTTAACAACGCCTCCTGGTGTTGCTTGTTTGACCGTGCAAACAATTACATCACCAATACTAGCAGTCTTACGTCCAGATCCGCCAAGAACTTTAATTGTCAGTACTTCACGGGCACCAGAATTGTCAGCAACTTTTAAACGGGATTCTTGTTGAATCATTTACGTTACCTCCCTTCGGAAATAATATCCGAACAATATTAGATAATAACAGCTTCTTCAACAATTTCAACTAGACGGAAACGTTTAGTAGCTGATAACGGGCGAGTTTCCATGACTTTCACTACATCGCCAACTTTAGCTTGGTTGTTCTCATCATGAGCTTTAAACTTTTTGGAGTATTTTACACGCTTGCCATAAAGCGAATGCTTTTTATATGTTTCGACAAGAACAGTGATCGTTTTATCCATTTTATCAGAAACTACACGTCCAGTGTAGACTTTGCGCTGGTTGTTGCGTTCACTCATTCTGCAACCTCCTCTCAGGATTATCGATTATTTGCAGCGATCTCTCTTTCAGTGATCACAGTTTTCATACGAGCGATCGATTTACGAACTTCACGAATGCGAGCAGTGTTTTCAAGTTGTCCTGTCGCTAATTGGAAGCGCAGGTTAAACAACTCTTCTTTAAGTGATTTTACTTTTTGTTCAATTTCTGCAGTGGTAAGATCACGAATATCATTAGCTCTCATTAGATTCACCACCAATTTCCTCGCGTTTAACGAATTTTGTTTTGATTGGCAATTTGTGAGATGCAAGACGCAATGCTTCGCGTGCTACTTCTTCAGAAACACCAGCAAT
Proteins encoded in this region:
- the rplX gene encoding 50S ribosomal protein L24, with the translated sequence MHVKKGDKVMVISGKDKGKQGVVLAAFPKKDRVLVEGINIMKKHSKPSQANPQGGILSQEAPIHVSNVMPLDPKSGEPTRVGFKVVDGKKVRVATKSGETLDK
- the rplN gene encoding 50S ribosomal protein L14; translation: MIQQESRLKVADNSGAREVLTIKVLGGSGRKTASIGDVIVCTVKQATPGGVVKKGDVVKAVIVRTKSGARRQDGTYIRFDENACVIIKDDKSPRGTRIFGPVARELRENNFMKIVSLAPEVI
- the rpsQ gene encoding 30S ribosomal protein S17, with the translated sequence MSERNNQRKVYTGRVVSDKMDKTITVLVETYKKHSLYGKRVKYSKKFKAHDENNQAKVGDVVKVMETRPLSATKRFRLVEIVEEAVII
- the rpmC gene encoding 50S ribosomal protein L29 — translated: MRANDIRDLTTAEIEQKVKSLKEELFNLRFQLATGQLENTARIREVRKSIARMKTVITEREIAANNR